The DNA segment TCTATGTTTAGCTGTTACAGCTTTCTTTTTGTTCTCCAGAAGAAGTTTTTTCAATGTATTCCAAAAGGCATTTCAAATTAAAATAAGACCAAAACTACTATTTATAGTGCCGTTAGCGATGATAGCTGTTTCAATGTATTTTATACAAAGAACCTTTGCTGAAGAAAACATTCTCTATAAAAGCTATCATGCCTATAATGAATATAAAGCCACTAAGAAAGTGTTGAAAGGGCAATTGGCTAAAAAAAGCAGTGAAAATCTTACTGTTACAAGCAGCTCAGAAAAACAACAAACTTATATAGTTGTAATTGGTGAATCTACCACCCGAAGACATTTGCAATTGTATGGCTACAAAAGAAAAACTAATCCACAGTTAAGTAAAATAAAAAACAATTTACTCGTTTTTGATAGTATTATAAGCCCAAACGTACATACCATACTTTCACTTGAAAAAGTATGTACACTTTCCAACTTTAAAGAACCCAACAAAAAGAAAAACGGCTCTATTGTACAATTGGCCAACCAAGCTGGTTTTAAAACCTATTGGATTTCCAACCAAAGACCTGTAGGTATTCATGAAAGTATCCCGACTTTAATTTCCGGTGCTGCAACGGTAAAAAATTACGTAGCGACCGATAATTATTCCGAATCAATTTATGACGAAGCGTTGCTGCCTTACATAAACAAAGCAATAAACGACAAAGAAAAAAAGAAAGTCATTTTTGTGCATCTAATTGGTACACATAGTAGGTATGGTTATCGTTACCCTAAAAACAAAACTTATTTTAAAGGTAATCCTAACACTACTTTTAGTAAAACAGCAAACGCCATCGAAACCATAAATGAATATGATAATGCCGTTAGGTACAACGATTCAATCGTCAATGCTATTATAAAAATGACGCAACGTAAAGAAGAAAATAGTTACGTGCTTTATTTTTCAGATCATGGCGATGATGTTTTTGATACTAGCCAAACGTTTTTGGGCCATAACGAGTTTCACGGCACCAAACCTATGTACGAAGTGCCTTTTATTTTTTGGGCTTCTGAAACCTATAAAAAGAATCATTCTTTCTTCGGTAAAGGAGGAGAAATTACCACCCGAAGATATAATTTGGAAGATTTTATCCATACCTTTTCCCACCTCAGCGATATTGATTTTGATAAAAAGGACTTAAGCCGAAGTATTTTTAGTGAAACTTTTAAATCGCGACCTAGGATTATAAAAAAAGGCGAAGACTATGATGCGCAGTAAAAAGGTAAAAATTATCTTGTTTTCTATACTTGCACTAGTTGTATTACGGTATGCTTATAAATTTAGCCCTTATAAAATTGAATTTTTAGGCCATTATGACAAAGTCTGGGCGCACCGAGTAAACTCAACCGATAAACTCAATTCCGCCACTACTTTTTTTAAAGGAATTGAACTAGATTTAGTGTACCAAAAACAAACCAATAGTTTTGATGTAAACCATCCGCCTGCAGAAAGTATCGATTTAACCTTTGCCGATTATCTTTCCACTTTAAAACCTGATGAAAGACCTTATTTGTGGTTAGATATTAAAAATCTGAATCCAGAAAACGCAACGTCCATTCACGAAAAATTGATTTCCATTTTTTCTTCTTTAAGCTATCCTTTTGAAACGATTTTAGTTGAAACCAAACATCCTGAAGCACTTGCCATTTTTCAACAATCTGGTTTCAAGACCAGTTATTACTTGCCTTACGAAATGTATAAAAAAGATCCGCAGGCATTGAAAACAGCTATTTCAACCGTAAAAAAATTTTTAGCTACCGATACTGTTTTTGGTATTTCGGCTAGTTATAAGGATTATGAAATTTTAAAAAATCACTTTCCTAAACGCACAAAATATATTTGGGCCACAGGACGGTGTACGGTATGTGATTATACTGAAATACGTGAACTTTTAAACGATACCACAGTAAAAGTAGTGCTGAGTACCTTTAGATCATTTAAAGGAAATAGATAGCTACTTCTTATCTATTTTCCCCCAAGAATCACGTAATGGCACAGTTCGGTTAAAAACAATTTTTTCTTCGGAAGAATCCTTATCGACAACAAAATAGCCTAATCGTTGAAATTGAACTTTATCCTCCACTTCTAGATTTTTTAAACTTGGCTCCGCATAAGCTGTGATAACTTCTAAAGAATTTGGATTTATAAATTCCATAAAATCTTTTTCTTTATCAGCATCTGGCGAAGCTTCCGTAAACAAACGATCGTAGAGTCTAACCTCAACAGGAAGTGCTTCTTTTACTGAAACCCAGTGTAACGTTCCTTTTACTTTCCGTTTTGAAGCTTCAGAACCACTTCCACTTTTACTATCAGGGTCGTAGGTGCAATGTATTTCGGTAATATTTCCATCTGCATCTTTTACAACACTTTCACCCTTTATGATGTATGCATTTTTTAACCGTACTTCTTTATTCAGTGTTAATCTGAAGAATTTTCTATTGGCTTCTTCTTTAAAATCTTCTTGTTCAATATACAGCTCACGCGAAAAAGGAACTTCTCGATAGCCAGCACTTTCATCTTCAGGATTATTTTCAGCTTCGAGCATTTCGGTTTCACCTTCAGGATAATTGGTAATCACCAATTTTATAGGATTTAAAACCGCCATCACACGAGGCGCTCGTTTGTTAAGATCTTCGCGTACATTAAACTCTAAATGCGAAACATCTATGACATTCTCTCGTTTTCCAACACCAATGCTATCTACAAAATTTTTAATGGATTCTGGCGTATAACCACGTCTTCTCAACCCTGAAATGGTAGGCATTCTTGGGTCGTCCCAACTGTCAACAATTCCTTCTTCAACTAATTTTGCCAATTTACGTTTACTCACCACGGTATGACTTAAGTTTCTGCGGGCAAATTCTCGCTGCTTAGGACGTAATGTATCTTTCTGGTGTACTTGGTCCAAGAACCAATCGTAAAGCTCTCTATGGGGTAAAAATTCGAGTGTACAAAGTGAATGTGATACACGCTCTATATAATCGCTCTCGCCGTGGGTCCAATCGTACATCGGGAAAATTTTCCAATCGGTACCTGTTCTGTGGTGACTTTTATGCAACACGCGGTACATAACTGGGTCGCGCATCAACATATTTCCAGAGGTCATATCAATTTTAGCACGTAGGGTGTGCTTGCCTTCCCCTAATTCGCCATTCTTCATTTTTTCGAAAAGATCTAAACTTTCTTCCACAGGACGATTTCTGAAAGGACTTTCAGTTCCTGGTGAATTAGGTGTTCCCTTTTGCTCAGCAATTTGTTCAGATGTTTGCGAATCTACATACGCTTTACCGTCTTTAATTAATTGAACAGCCCAATCATATAATTCTTGAAAATAATCGGAAGCATAGCGTTCTTCAGCCCATTCAAATCCTAACCAAGAAATATCACGTTTAATAGCGTCCACAAATTCCTGTTCTTCTTTTGCAGGATTTGTATCATCAAAACGTAGATTTACTGGGGCTTTGTAGCGTTCGCCTAAACCAAAATTTAAACAAATAGAAGAAGCGTGACCAATGTGCAAATATCCATTAGGCTCTGGCGGAAACCGAAACCGCAGTTCATCTTGTGTGTGCGATTTAGTTAAATCTTCTTCAATAATATGCTCAATAAAATTAAGTGGTGCTTCTTCTTTTGCCATGATTGGTATATTGTTCCTATAAAAGGAATTATAACTAGTTAAATGTAAATAGAATTTATTGGTCAGCCTATTTATAAATAGACAAGTAGCAAAGGTAAAAAAAGTATCTTTGTAAAAACAATTTGCATGAGTACAATACGCTTAAAGAACATCCGCATTTTCGCTAATCATGGATGCTTAACTGAAGAAGAAAAAATAGGGAGTGACTACATTGTAAACTTAAAGGTTACGGCAAATCTATCAAAGGCTGCAAAAACTGATGATTTAGGCGATACAGTAGATTACGTGCACCTTCAAAAAATAGTTAGAGAGCAGATGGCTATTCGTTCAAAACTACTAGAACAAGTAGGCCAGCGTATTATAGATGAAATTTTAAAAGAAATTGAATTGGTTGATACTGTAAAGGTTCGGGTTTCAAAGATTAATCCGCCAATTGGTGGTGATATTGCTGAAGTAAGCGTTACAATGTCATCATCTCGCTAATTTCAATTTAAAATAGGAAAATTCAGTTTAATTTTTTTACATTTGCAAACCTTATTGGCATCGTGGCCGAGTGGCTAGGCAGAGGTCTGCAAAACCTTGTACAGCGGTTCGAATCCGCTCGATGCCTCAACAAAACCTTCTTTCTTAATTGATGGAAGGTTTTTTTATTGAATAGGGTCTTCTACTGGGGGAATCGGTTTTTCTAAAGGATGTTTCGGTCCCGGAATTTTATCCAAATTGGACTGCATTTCATCAGGAAAAATTCCTTGAAGCAATAATGCTACGCCAAAGCCTGCAATTAAGATACTCACCCATTTCTTAGTTTTAATAATAAAACGGGGTGTCATTTTATTTTTAAGCTTTTTAGCTAATGTAATTTTTAATAAATCGGTACAGAAAAAGGTGATCAAAACGGTTAATAGGAAGAAAAATACACCGTTGTCAGAATTAGTTAAGGCATTTGCCATAATAATAGTACCTATCCATCCTGCTAGCACACCAAAGTTTACAAAATTCAGTAGAAAACCTTTTAAAAATAAACTTCCTAGTTTCTTTTTAACCTTGACTCCGTAATGTTCTCGTACTATTTTAAAAAAGGAACGGTTGGTGCGGATGTATGATATAATTCCGTAGGCTATTAAAACAGCACCTCCAAAGATTAATAATCCTGGATCATCTTTTACTTTATCTAAGATTTTACTAGTACTAAAATAAGCTATGACAATAAAGACAATATCTGCGAAGATTGCTCCTAAATCAAAGAACACTCCTGCTTTAAAACCTTTAGTAATACTGGTTTCAATGAGTGTAAAAAAGACAGGACCTACTGCAAAAGCAAGTAGGAACCCGTAAAAAGCTGCGTATCCAATACCATCAAACATAGTATTGTAAAAGTACAAATAAGTTTATAGTTGAAAACGCTTTAGCTAACTATTAATCCACAATACGAATAGTACCGCCTGCAAAACTCTTTTTCTTTACTTCTTTAGGGTTTCCATACACCGTAACATCGCCGCCTGCAGTTACTTTTATAGTTGCTTTTTCACTAGCGTTAATTTCAGCTTCGCCAGCTGCAAAAAGTTTTAAGTTAGTGTCTTGGGTTTGTAAATGCATTGCTTCGATGATACCGCCGGTTCTAATGGTAATATCTTGTGATTTGGCTAAACCGGAAGCTTCAATTGTTCCTCCCGTCACGGCTTTCATTTCAACATAATTTACTTTTAAACCTACTCGAATCTTTGCTCCTTCTTGTGAACGTAATTCAATTTTATTTTGAGTTATTGCTTCGTTTGCAACAATTCTAGCTCCTTCATTGGCATCGATTATATCAACATCAGTGTAGTGAACTTCAACAAAGGTTTCTTCTCCATCAAAACGTTCGTCTAATTGCATTCGGATTTTTAATTTTCCGTTGTCATTAATTATCTTAACACTTTCGGTGTTTTCACCTTTGATAACAACTTTGTTTTCTTCAGAAGGAATTAAATTCACTTCAATTAAATCGAATACTTTTAATTCATCAAAATCGCCTATATTTTTTTCAACCATACGTTGAGAAAATGCTGAAAAAGTAATTAATGCAATAAGAATTGTGGAAAATGTCTTCATAATTAAATGGTTTAGTTTTCTTTAAAGAGTAGGTTACAATTGAAATGTTACACTTACTTTTCAATTTCTTTTTTACTTCCCAACAGGGTGAAATCTAAATGCTTTCTAACAAGATCGGCATTTTTCACTTTTACATAAACCTCGTCTCCTAATGTATATTTATTATGTGTCCGTTGACCCACTACTGCAAATTCATCTTTATCAAAAACATAATGATCGTCGCGTATATCACTTAAACGAACCATTCCTTCACATTTATTAGAAACTATTTCTATATAAATTCCCCATTCAGTCACACCAGAGATAACACCAAGAAAATCTTCATCTTCGTGGTCTAACATGTATTTTACCTGCATGTATTTTATACTGTCGCGTTCAGCGTTTGTGGCAAGGTTTTCCATTTCGCTGGAATGACCACATTTATCTTCGTACTCATCTTGGTTAGCCGATTTATTTTTATCTAAATAAGATTGTAACAACCTATGTACCATAACATCAGGATAACGACGAATAGGTGACGTAAAATGTGTGTAATAATCGAATGCTAACCCGTAATGACCAATATTATTAGTAGTATAGACCGCTTTACTCATCGTTCTGATAGCTAATACATCGACTAAGTTTTGTTCTTTTTTTCCAACGACATCTTTCAATAATTTATTGATAGAATTAGCTGTTTTTTTAGGATCTCTAGTATCTAGTTTATAACCAAATCGTTGGATAATACGTTCCAGAGCGGCAATTTTCTCATCATCCGGCTCGGCGTGTACACGGTATACAAATGTTTTTGGTGGGTTTTGTTTCCCTATAAATTCAGCAACACTACGGTTGGCAAGCAACATAAACTCTTCAATTAGTTTATTTGCATCTTTACTTTCTTTGAAATAAACACCTTCTGGTTCATTGTTTTCATCTAATTTGAATTTCACTTCCACTTTATCAAACGAAATAGCACCTTGGCGCATCCTGTCTGTACGTAAAATTTTAGCCAACCGATCCATTTCTAAAATTGCCGAAGCAATATTAGAATCTACCGTATATTTTTTATCTGTAATAGAAATATTGGATGGTATTTCGTGCTTTTTAGCATCTTGATTTTCAATTACATGCTGTGCTTCTTCGTACGCAAAACGAGCATCGCTATAGGTTACTGTACGACCAAACCATTGGTTTTTAACCTTCGCTTGATTATCGATTTCAAAAACAGCTGAAAAGGTATATTTTTCTTCGTTAGGGCGAAGCGAACACGCATTGTTAGATAACACTTCAGGAAGCATCGGTACCACGCGATCTACTAAATAAACTGAGGTTGCACGTTCATACGCTTCATCATCTAAAACGGTTCCAGGTTTTAAGTAATGTGAAACATCGGCAATATGGATTCCTATTTCGTAATTTCCATTTTCTAATTTCTGAAAGGATAACGCATCGTCAAAATCTTTTGCATCTTTTGGGTCAATGGTAAAGGTTAATACATCGCGCATATCACGACGTTTATTAATTTCGTCTTCTTGAATGGATGTATCTAATTGATTCGCATATTCTTCTACTTCAGGTGGAAATTCATACGGCAATCCATATTGTGCTAAAATAGAATGAATTTCGGTATGATGTTCACCAGGCATTCCCAATACCTTTTTAACTTGACCCAATGGAGAATCTGCTTTTTCTGGCCAATCTATAATTTCGACTAATACTTTTTCACCGTTTTTTGCTTCTCCAATATTACTTTTCGGAACAAAAATATCAGTGTACATACTGGTATCATTAATTTTAACAAAAGCAAAATTATCAAGTATATCGATAGTTCCTACAAATTCTGTGCGTTTACGTTGTAATATATTAGTTATTTCGCCTTCAGCTTTACCACCCTTTTTACGTTTAAAAACATAGACTTCAACCACATCGCCATTTAAGGCTTTGTTTAAGTTTTTATTATTGACGAAAATATCGTCTTCGAGACCGTCAACGATAATATATCCTTGTCCGCGACTGGTAACATCGACCTTTCCAGTGTAGTAATTTTTTGAAGGAGCAATAACGTACTTTCCCCGTTCAACTTCGTTGATGGTTCCTTTAGCTAGTAACTCTTTTATTTTTTTTGTAATCTGATTGCGGCTGTTAGGATCATCAACTCCTAGTTTTGCAGCAATTTGTTTGTAGTTGTAGGGTTTGGAATTTGCTTTTCGTAGTATTTTTGTGATGCTTTCTCCAAGCCCTTTTATTTTGTTATTTTTTTTCTTCGTATTTCTTTTTGGCATTGTTTTATTTTAATTGTTGTAAATGTACTATTATTAAGATAATAGCGTGTTTCCTTTAGGAAAGATTTAGTACCTTAGTAAGGCTTCAATAAAGCATTTTTTAAGCTATGGAAAACTTTATTACAGTTGCTACTTTCACGTATCAAAGTGAATATGCTGTTCTTGCATTACTACTAGAACAGCATGACATCCCGCATGTTTTTTTAAACGAAACCATGGCGAGTGTTTTTCCTTTTTATTCAAACGCAATTGGCGGTATTCGCTTGCAAGTACACAAGGAAGATGCAGAGCGTACTCGTGAAATCATCAAAGATTTTGACAATACGTCAAAAATGAGAATTGTTTAAATTTAAAGTTTTCAACCTTATTAACAATATAATAATCATCTCTTTTCTTTTTATAAATTTTAAAATAAATAATGATGGTTATTATAGTGTGTTAATATGTAGCATAACTTTTTGAAGTTTAATTTTGTTTTTAAGTTATAGGTTATTTTATACACGTTGTTAACATAGTTTTAAGAATGTTTTCTTCTGAAAAATAAACGAATAGGTATCGTAATTAACAGCTGTCAACAATCCTTGTTAACAACGTATTTTTAATATGTATTTATGAAATATCTGTTTGAAACTTACTTTTTAATGCTGATAACTCGGTCAAAAAAGAAGGAGTTAAAATTTGCTTTTAAAAAATTAAAGTACCTATGGAATTTTATATCGGATTTCACAACTTTTTTTTTGCTAAACTATTAACAAATGTAAACATAGTTGTTAACTATAAAGTAAGCTAAACTTTAATAAAACGTAAAGGATTGATTTTTAATTATAACCGTTTTATTATGTAATAATACAACTATATTTGTTGTAAAATAAACACCATGAAAATAGCAATAGGAAACGACCACGCAGGGACTGATTATAAAAATACAATTTCAAATTACTTAAAATCAGAAGGATACGAAGTTATTAACTACGGTACCGATACGGAAGAAAGTGTAGATTATCCAGATTTTGTACATCCTGTTGCAGACGATGTAGAAAACAAAAAAGTGGATTTCGGTATCATAATTTGCGGAAGTGGAAACGGTGCAAATATGACGGCTAATAAACACCAAAAAGTACGTTCAGCTTTATGTTGGACCAAAGAAATTACAGCCTTGGCCAGAGAACATAACGATGCTAATATTTTAAGTATTCCAGCTCGTTTTACTAGCGAACCACAAGCACTGGAAATGGTAAAAACCTTTATTTCTACAAAATTTGAAGGTGGTCGTCATCAACGACGTGTTGATAAGATTGCATGTTCATAAGTACGTTACTTTTTTAAATGTCCCAGGCGCAGACACATACACACGATCATACAGATTTAAAGGGTAGAAATCTGTTAATAACGATTGTTTTAAATATTATTATAACAGTTGCACAGGTTATTGGTGGGTTAATTTCTGGTAGCCTTTCATTATTAAGTGATGCCTTACATAATTTTAGTGATGTAACCTCTTTAGTCATTAGTTATGTGGCCGATCGGTATTCAAAAAAAGAAGCGTCTTTCGATAAAACTTTTGGGTATAAACGTGCTGAAATAATTGCAGCCTTTGTAAATGCTGCTACACTTCTGGTAGTTGCTATTTACCTTATTTATGAAGCTATAAAAAGATTTTTAAATCCACAAGAAATTGAAAGTGGATTAGTAATTTGGTTAGCAGTCCTTGGTATTATTGCAAACGGTTTTAGTGTGTTACTCTTACATAAAAATGCCAAAGAAAATATGAATATGCGTTCGGCTTATATTCATTTATTTACCGATATGTCTGCTTCGGTAGCCGTTTTAATAGGTGGTTTGCTAATGAAAAATTTTGGATGGTTTTGGGTAGACAGTGTACTAACTGTTTTAATTGCTATTTATTTATTGGTTGTAGGGTATGACTTGCTAAAAAATTCTTTTAATGTATTGATGTTGTTTACCCCTAAGGATATTAAACTGGAACGTATCAGTAAAAAAATAACAACTATTTCTGAAGTAAAAAGCATCCATCATATTCACGTTTGGCAGCTTAACGAAAAGGAAATGCACCTAGAAGCGCATATGGAATTTTCAAAAGATTTGACGCTTTCTGAATTTGATGCCATTTTAGAAAAGGTAGAAAAAATACTCTTTGATGACTTCGGAATAAATCATGTAAACATCCAGCCAGAATTTCAAAAAGACGATCCGAAAGAAATCATTGTTCAAGATTAAAAAAATAGAATCAATGGAAATAACCATTAAAAAATTTGAAAACCTATCTATTTACGAATTATACGATATACTACAGCTTCGTTCCGAAGTATTTGTTGTAGAGCAAGACTGTGTATATCAAGATATTGATGGGAAAGATGCAAAAGCACTTCACATTATTGGTAAAAAAGACGGAAAAGTAATCGCGTATACCCGTTGTTTTCCAGCCGGTTTTTACTTTGAAGAAGCTGCCATCGGCAGGGTCGTTGTAGCTGAAAACCAACGGAAATTTAGTTATGGTCACGACATTATGGATGCTTCAAAAAAGGCCATAAAAAAATATTATCAAACCGAAAACATAAAGCTTTCGGCTCAACAATATTTAATTAAATTTTACCAATCTCATGGTTTTGAACCCATTGGTGAGGGATACCTTGAGGACGGCATCCCTCATATTGCTATGGTTAAAGCTTGATAAGCTTTTTTTCCATATTCAAATGGTCCAGCATTTCATTGGTAAATTTATAATGCCCCCGTCTTGTAATT comes from the Marixanthomonas ophiurae genome and includes:
- a CDS encoding head GIN domain-containing protein codes for the protein MKTFSTILIALITFSAFSQRMVEKNIGDFDELKVFDLIEVNLIPSEENKVVIKGENTESVKIINDNGKLKIRMQLDERFDGEETFVEVHYTDVDIIDANEGARIVANEAITQNKIELRSQEGAKIRVGLKVNYVEMKAVTGGTIEASGLAKSQDITIRTGGIIEAMHLQTQDTNLKLFAAGEAEINASEKATIKVTAGGDVTVYGNPKEVKKKSFAGGTIRIVD
- a CDS encoding cation diffusion facilitator family transporter, with the translated sequence MSQAQTHTHDHTDLKGRNLLITIVLNIIITVAQVIGGLISGSLSLLSDALHNFSDVTSLVISYVADRYSKKEASFDKTFGYKRAEIIAAFVNAATLLVVAIYLIYEAIKRFLNPQEIESGLVIWLAVLGIIANGFSVLLLHKNAKENMNMRSAYIHLFTDMSASVAVLIGGLLMKNFGWFWVDSVLTVLIAIYLLVVGYDLLKNSFNVLMLFTPKDIKLERISKKITTISEVKSIHHIHVWQLNEKEMHLEAHMEFSKDLTLSEFDAILEKVEKILFDDFGINHVNIQPEFQKDDPKEIIVQD
- a CDS encoding LysE family translocator, whose product is MFDGIGYAAFYGFLLAFAVGPVFFTLIETSITKGFKAGVFFDLGAIFADIVFIVIAYFSTSKILDKVKDDPGLLIFGGAVLIAYGIISYIRTNRSFFKIVREHYGVKVKKKLGSLFLKGFLLNFVNFGVLAGWIGTIIMANALTNSDNGVFFFLLTVLITFFCTDLLKITLAKKLKNKMTPRFIIKTKKWVSILIAGFGVALLLQGIFPDEMQSNLDKIPGPKHPLEKPIPPVEDPIQ
- the folB gene encoding dihydroneopterin aldolase yields the protein MSTIRLKNIRIFANHGCLTEEEKIGSDYIVNLKVTANLSKAAKTDDLGDTVDYVHLQKIVREQMAIRSKLLEQVGQRIIDEILKEIELVDTVKVRVSKINPPIGGDIAEVSVTMSSSR
- the rpiB gene encoding ribose 5-phosphate isomerase B translates to MKIAIGNDHAGTDYKNTISNYLKSEGYEVINYGTDTEESVDYPDFVHPVADDVENKKVDFGIIICGSGNGANMTANKHQKVRSALCWTKEITALAREHNDANILSIPARFTSEPQALEMVKTFISTKFEGGRHQRRVDKIACS
- a CDS encoding GNAT family N-acetyltransferase encodes the protein MEITIKKFENLSIYELYDILQLRSEVFVVEQDCVYQDIDGKDAKALHIIGKKDGKVIAYTRCFPAGFYFEEAAIGRVVVAENQRKFSYGHDIMDASKKAIKKYYQTENIKLSAQQYLIKFYQSHGFEPIGEGYLEDGIPHIAMVKA
- a CDS encoding glutamine--tRNA ligase/YqeY domain fusion protein, coding for MAKEEAPLNFIEHIIEEDLTKSHTQDELRFRFPPEPNGYLHIGHASSICLNFGLGERYKAPVNLRFDDTNPAKEEQEFVDAIKRDISWLGFEWAEERYASDYFQELYDWAVQLIKDGKAYVDSQTSEQIAEQKGTPNSPGTESPFRNRPVEESLDLFEKMKNGELGEGKHTLRAKIDMTSGNMLMRDPVMYRVLHKSHHRTGTDWKIFPMYDWTHGESDYIERVSHSLCTLEFLPHRELYDWFLDQVHQKDTLRPKQREFARRNLSHTVVSKRKLAKLVEEGIVDSWDDPRMPTISGLRRRGYTPESIKNFVDSIGVGKRENVIDVSHLEFNVREDLNKRAPRVMAVLNPIKLVITNYPEGETEMLEAENNPEDESAGYREVPFSRELYIEQEDFKEEANRKFFRLTLNKEVRLKNAYIIKGESVVKDADGNITEIHCTYDPDSKSGSGSEASKRKVKGTLHWVSVKEALPVEVRLYDRLFTEASPDADKEKDFMEFINPNSLEVITAYAEPSLKNLEVEDKVQFQRLGYFVVDKDSSEEKIVFNRTVPLRDSWGKIDKK
- a CDS encoding FAM151 family protein; the protein is MMRSKKVKIILFSILALVVLRYAYKFSPYKIEFLGHYDKVWAHRVNSTDKLNSATTFFKGIELDLVYQKQTNSFDVNHPPAESIDLTFADYLSTLKPDERPYLWLDIKNLNPENATSIHEKLISIFSSLSYPFETILVETKHPEALAIFQQSGFKTSYYLPYEMYKKDPQALKTAISTVKKFLATDTVFGISASYKDYEILKNHFPKRTKYIWATGRCTVCDYTEIRELLNDTTVKVVLSTFRSFKGNR
- a CDS encoding putative signal transducing protein, with the protein product MENFITVATFTYQSEYAVLALLLEQHDIPHVFLNETMASVFPFYSNAIGGIRLQVHKEDAERTREIIKDFDNTSKMRIV
- the rnr gene encoding ribonuclease R, translated to MPKRNTKKKNNKIKGLGESITKILRKANSKPYNYKQIAAKLGVDDPNSRNQITKKIKELLAKGTINEVERGKYVIAPSKNYYTGKVDVTSRGQGYIIVDGLEDDIFVNNKNLNKALNGDVVEVYVFKRKKGGKAEGEITNILQRKRTEFVGTIDILDNFAFVKINDTSMYTDIFVPKSNIGEAKNGEKVLVEIIDWPEKADSPLGQVKKVLGMPGEHHTEIHSILAQYGLPYEFPPEVEEYANQLDTSIQEDEINKRRDMRDVLTFTIDPKDAKDFDDALSFQKLENGNYEIGIHIADVSHYLKPGTVLDDEAYERATSVYLVDRVVPMLPEVLSNNACSLRPNEEKYTFSAVFEIDNQAKVKNQWFGRTVTYSDARFAYEEAQHVIENQDAKKHEIPSNISITDKKYTVDSNIASAILEMDRLAKILRTDRMRQGAISFDKVEVKFKLDENNEPEGVYFKESKDANKLIEEFMLLANRSVAEFIGKQNPPKTFVYRVHAEPDDEKIAALERIIQRFGYKLDTRDPKKTANSINKLLKDVVGKKEQNLVDVLAIRTMSKAVYTTNNIGHYGLAFDYYTHFTSPIRRYPDVMVHRLLQSYLDKNKSANQDEYEDKCGHSSEMENLATNAERDSIKYMQVKYMLDHEDEDFLGVISGVTEWGIYIEIVSNKCEGMVRLSDIRDDHYVFDKDEFAVVGQRTHNKYTLGDEVYVKVKNADLVRKHLDFTLLGSKKEIEK
- a CDS encoding sulfatase-like hydrolase/transferase translates to MLQIALFFVFPVLVVWISCYFLIPQLKFYLKEAIGFTVMTLFLFCVVLLLPKLLRKGFSYFSIALLSFLAFVKISFYHHYGVKLSASALFVIFETNNTEASEFLYYYLDTYTLALAMLMLLCLAVTAFFLFSRRSFFNVFQKAFQIKIRPKLLFIVPLAMIAVSMYFIQRTFAEENILYKSYHAYNEYKATKKVLKGQLAKKSSENLTVTSSSEKQQTYIVVIGESTTRRHLQLYGYKRKTNPQLSKIKNNLLVFDSIISPNVHTILSLEKVCTLSNFKEPNKKKNGSIVQLANQAGFKTYWISNQRPVGIHESIPTLISGAATVKNYVATDNYSESIYDEALLPYINKAINDKEKKKVIFVHLIGTHSRYGYRYPKNKTYFKGNPNTTFSKTANAIETINEYDNAVRYNDSIVNAIIKMTQRKEENSYVLYFSDHGDDVFDTSQTFLGHNEFHGTKPMYEVPFIFWASETYKKNHSFFGKGGEITTRRYNLEDFIHTFSHLSDIDFDKKDLSRSIFSETFKSRPRIIKKGEDYDAQ